In Methanofollis fontis, the following proteins share a genomic window:
- the thsA gene encoding thermosome subunit alpha → MLGGQPVVVLRDNVERTKGHEAQQSNILAAKAIASAVRTTLGPRGMDKMLVTGSGDVTITNDGATILRELSVQHPGAKMMVEVAETQDDEVGDGTTTACILGGAMMEQAGTMLTKEIHPTIIAEGYRMGMEKALEILTDLTITVTPADRDILVQIASTSMTGKSIESVKEKVAGIIVDAVSGIAEEKKGQLIINEDDVMVTKEVGETMDDAELVKGVVINKKRVADGMPRRVENARIALIAQPLEITKTQVKSKIKISESEQLTAFGEQERESLKKLAETIRDAGANVVLCQKGIADAVQYYLAKFGIFAVEDVKENDLKFTAKAVGSVIVNKVQELSPEMIGTAGYVEQIEDTELVKIAECPNPKAVTILLRGSTQHLIDELERAVEDARRVVQDALEDGTFVVGGGSVETEILLKVRDYASTVGGRTQIALEAFSNVFEEIPKTLAENSGFDPIDKIVALKQAHANGEKFAGLNVYTGEIIDMKAERVFEPARVKKQAIMSAAEMASMLIRVDDMFVTVKREGGAGPVA, encoded by the coding sequence ATGCTTGGTGGACAGCCAGTCGTAGTTTTACGGGATAATGTGGAGCGTACAAAGGGGCATGAGGCCCAGCAGTCCAATATTCTTGCAGCGAAGGCGATCGCCTCCGCTGTCCGGACAACCCTCGGGCCCCGCGGCATGGACAAGATGCTCGTCACTGGCAGCGGCGACGTCACGATAACCAACGACGGAGCGACCATCCTGCGGGAACTCTCGGTCCAGCACCCCGGCGCCAAGATGATGGTCGAGGTCGCCGAGACCCAGGACGACGAGGTCGGCGACGGCACCACCACCGCCTGCATCCTGGGCGGTGCCATGATGGAGCAGGCCGGAACGATGCTCACAAAGGAGATCCACCCGACCATCATCGCCGAGGGATACCGGATGGGCATGGAGAAGGCCCTGGAGATCCTCACGGACCTCACCATCACCGTCACCCCCGCGGACCGTGACATCCTGGTCCAGATCGCCTCCACCTCGATGACCGGCAAGTCGATCGAGTCCGTAAAGGAGAAGGTCGCCGGGATCATCGTCGATGCGGTCAGCGGCATCGCCGAGGAGAAGAAGGGTCAGCTCATCATCAACGAGGACGATGTGATGGTCACCAAGGAGGTCGGCGAGACGATGGACGACGCCGAACTCGTCAAGGGTGTCGTGATCAACAAAAAGCGCGTCGCCGACGGCATGCCCCGCCGGGTGGAGAACGCCAGGATCGCACTCATCGCCCAGCCCCTCGAGATCACCAAGACCCAGGTGAAGTCGAAGATCAAGATCTCGGAGAGCGAGCAGCTCACCGCCTTCGGCGAACAGGAGCGCGAGAGCCTGAAGAAACTTGCCGAGACGATCCGCGACGCCGGCGCCAACGTGGTGCTCTGCCAGAAGGGCATCGCCGACGCCGTCCAGTATTACCTGGCCAAGTTCGGCATTTTCGCCGTCGAGGACGTCAAGGAGAATGACCTGAAGTTCACGGCCAAGGCCGTCGGCAGCGTGATCGTGAACAAGGTCCAGGAACTCTCCCCCGAGATGATCGGCACCGCCGGTTACGTGGAACAGATCGAGGACACAGAGCTCGTCAAGATCGCCGAGTGCCCGAACCCGAAGGCGGTCACCATCCTCCTCCGCGGCTCCACGCAGCACCTCATCGACGAACTGGAGCGCGCTGTCGAGGATGCACGCCGGGTGGTGCAGGACGCCCTCGAGGACGGCACCTTTGTGGTCGGCGGCGGATCAGTCGAGACCGAGATCCTCCTCAAGGTGCGTGACTATGCATCGACCGTCGGCGGACGGACGCAGATCGCCCTCGAGGCCTTCTCAAACGTCTTCGAGGAGATCCCCAAGACGCTGGCAGAGAACTCCGGCTTCGACCCGATCGACAAGATCGTCGCCCTCAAGCAGGCCCATGCAAACGGCGAGAAGTTCGCCGGGCTGAACGTCTACACCGGCGAGATCATCGACATGAAGGCCGAGCGCGTCTTTGAACCCGCCCGGGTGAAGAAGCAGGCGATCATGTCGGCCGCCGAGATGGCAAGCATGCTCATCCGCGTCGACGATATGTTCGTCACCGTCAAGAGAGAAGGTGGAGCAGGTCCGGTCGCCTGA
- a CDS encoding NAD(P)-binding protein has product MTPPLSLVIGGGAYGVRCARYARENGHRCLVIDPDPDCPAGRIGGGVEVIEGGIGEALEVILSGGPLHIFPTAPIHVCAALAMEWGGMAVEADGVDRLQAGIPPDLVVSFGEGSAVVSYNREGRCLPSCAVPPVCPVSGRRHEPLFQVLRESVPGAVVLESVQCAPGIGALRGRDVIDLLARSGREEQMVVGTACRCHGVVTAIGQKKGK; this is encoded by the coding sequence ATGACCCCTCCCCTCTCTCTTGTCATCGGGGGCGGCGCCTATGGGGTGAGATGCGCCCGGTATGCGCGGGAAAACGGTCACCGCTGTCTGGTCATCGATCCTGACCCCGACTGCCCGGCTGGAAGGATCGGCGGCGGGGTGGAGGTGATCGAAGGGGGGATCGGTGAGGCCCTGGAGGTGATCCTCTCCGGAGGTCCGCTCCATATCTTCCCGACCGCACCCATCCATGTGTGTGCGGCACTGGCCATGGAATGGGGTGGGATGGCGGTGGAGGCCGATGGTGTGGATCGCCTGCAGGCAGGGATCCCGCCTGACCTTGTCGTCTCCTTCGGGGAGGGAAGCGCGGTTGTTTCGTACAACAGGGAGGGGCGGTGCCTCCCCTCCTGTGCGGTCCCGCCCGTCTGCCCGGTGAGCGGACGCCGTCACGAACCCCTCTTCCAGGTGCTCAGGGAGTCGGTCCCCGGCGCTGTGGTCCTGGAGAGCGTCCAGTGTGCCCCCGGCATCGGCGCACTCAGGGGCCGGGACGTTATCGACCTGCTGGCCCGGTCCGGCAGAGAGGAGCAGATGGTCGTTGGCACGGCCTGCCGCTGCCATGGTGTGGTGACGGCGATCGGACAGAAAAAAGGGAAGTGA
- a CDS encoding orotate phosphoribosyltransferase-like protein, whose product MTSLDDLIGKARMLLSDGHSPEQISDELSLSMETVTWLLTQHGGAEAPKDVHIDWTAVSSDAGMLDLTASMMIRRYEIAVTDGQGLLNPEEAGFETVVGISFSGVPMATMIAQGTDSRLAIYHPAKHNPAKNKVGSISGSFAPVTGRQCVIVDDVITTGKTLHEVVDYLRSHGARPVAIWVLFDKRGIRSVEGVPVFSLYNISRID is encoded by the coding sequence ATGACGTCCCTCGACGACCTCATCGGCAAGGCGCGGATGCTCCTCTCTGACGGTCACAGTCCGGAGCAGATATCAGACGAACTCTCCCTCTCCATGGAGACGGTGACCTGGCTCCTCACCCAGCATGGAGGGGCCGAGGCGCCCAAGGATGTGCATATCGACTGGACGGCCGTGAGCAGCGATGCCGGGATGCTCGATCTGACCGCATCGATGATGATCCGGCGCTACGAGATCGCCGTCACGGACGGGCAGGGTCTCCTGAACCCCGAAGAGGCAGGGTTCGAAACCGTCGTCGGGATATCCTTCTCCGGGGTGCCGATGGCGACCATGATCGCCCAGGGGACGGACTCACGCCTTGCAATCTACCACCCGGCAAAACACAACCCGGCCAAGAACAAGGTAGGCTCGATATCCGGGAGTTTTGCACCGGTCACCGGGCGCCAGTGCGTCATCGTGGACGACGTGATCACCACCGGCAAGACGCTCCACGAGGTCGTCGATTACCTGCGCTCGCACGGGGCGCGGCCCGTCGCAATCTGGGTGCTCTTCGACAAACGCGGCATCCGATCGGTCGAGGGTGTGCCGGTCTTCTCACTCTATAATATATCCAGGATCGACTGA
- a CDS encoding NOB1 family endonuclease yields MKAVLDATAFFVERPLKGDLFTTPEVVSELVDLRAKCRFEALLATGLIVSEPSPEALSEARVAADESGDIGVLSETDLSVIALAHEIGAVIYTDDFALQNAALRLGIRIEPIQQRRARKVRWKFRCTGCGRYLDHDGECPVCGAAVRRTRR; encoded by the coding sequence ATGAAGGCGGTGCTGGACGCAACGGCCTTTTTTGTGGAGCGCCCCCTGAAGGGCGACCTTTTTACGACCCCTGAGGTCGTGTCCGAACTCGTCGACCTGCGTGCAAAGTGCCGTTTCGAGGCCCTCCTCGCCACAGGGCTGATCGTGAGCGAACCCTCCCCCGAGGCCCTCTCGGAGGCCAGGGTGGCGGCCGACGAGAGCGGGGATATCGGGGTGCTCTCAGAGACCGACCTCTCGGTGATCGCCCTGGCACACGAGATCGGGGCGGTCATCTACACCGACGACTTCGCCCTCCAGAACGCCGCCCTCCGCCTTGGGATCAGGATCGAACCGATCCAGCAGAGGCGGGCCAGAAAGGTGCGCTGGAAATTCCGCTGCACCGGATGCGGCCGCTATCTCGATCACGACGGCGAGTGCCCGGTCTGCGGGGCGGCGGTCCGGCGGACGAGGCGTTAG
- the rtcA gene encoding RNA 3'-terminal phosphate cyclase, protein MLIDLGGTDDRRRTQEMLVIDGSYGEGGGQVVRTAVAIAALTGTPIEIERIRAGRDRPGLAAQHCTAVRAVALACGAEMMGCSTGSGTLTFRPGEIGRTEIVLDIGTAGSIPLVLQAWLPVALVQGGRITLTGGTEVQRSPTIDYIIHVLLPVLTGHGAAIDIEVRGRGYYPQGGGEVQVTAEASTIAPLDLSGLPDTRGILSCSQNLPEHVAERQARAAAACLPGYEATIERREGRSTGTSVTVWNRAKGACALGRRGLPAEQVGRMAAEELRAALNTPGETDIHLADQLLVYLALSGGRYSAPAASSHALTACHLLERFGLSVRIEKGTPAVFSA, encoded by the coding sequence GTGCTCATCGATCTCGGCGGCACGGACGATCGCCGCCGCACTCAGGAAATGCTCGTAATCGACGGCTCTTACGGGGAAGGAGGCGGCCAGGTGGTCAGGACGGCCGTTGCCATCGCTGCCCTGACCGGTACACCCATAGAGATCGAGCGGATCCGTGCCGGGCGGGACCGTCCCGGGCTTGCGGCCCAGCACTGCACGGCGGTGCGGGCGGTGGCCCTTGCCTGCGGTGCGGAGATGATGGGATGCTCCACCGGCAGCGGCACCCTCACCTTCCGGCCCGGCGAGATCGGGCGGACGGAGATCGTGCTGGATATCGGGACGGCCGGGAGCATCCCGCTCGTGCTGCAGGCATGGCTGCCGGTGGCACTGGTGCAGGGGGGCAGGATCACCCTCACCGGCGGGACCGAGGTGCAGCGGAGCCCGACGATCGACTACATCATCCATGTGCTGCTGCCGGTGCTCACAGGTCATGGCGCCGCCATCGATATCGAGGTGCGGGGCCGCGGCTACTACCCTCAGGGAGGGGGCGAGGTGCAGGTGACGGCGGAGGCGTCGACGATCGCACCCCTGGACCTCTCCGGTCTGCCCGACACTCGCGGCATCCTCTCCTGCTCGCAGAACCTGCCCGAACATGTGGCCGAACGGCAGGCCCGGGCGGCGGCGGCATGCCTGCCCGGCTATGAGGCGACGATCGAGCGGCGGGAGGGGAGGAGCACCGGCACATCGGTGACGGTCTGGAACCGGGCGAAGGGGGCGTGTGCCCTCGGGCGAAGGGGGCTTCCCGCCGAGCAGGTCGGCCGTATGGCGGCAGAAGAACTGCGGGCCGCCCTGAACACTCCGGGAGAGACCGACATCCACCTCGCCGATCAGCTCCTGGTCTACCTCGCCCTCTCGGGCGGGCGCTACTCTGCACCGGCCGCCTCAAGCCACGCCCTGACGGCCTGCCACCTCCTGGAACGGTTCGGGCTTTCCGTCCGGATCGAGAAGGGCACGCCGGCGGTGTTCTCGGCATGA
- a CDS encoding ribose-phosphate diphosphokinase: MKVVCTEKSQILGVRIADELGVPVADTRFSQFPDGELYLQVTGSLDDETIIVGSVTDNNALIQLMLLIDACETTTNTLVIPYLGYARQDKKFREGEPLSARVAARALSRGVSDIITVNIHEPEIARYFDAPAHDLSLAAEVGTYIGEQGLSDPLILAPDAGAAEFAGEIAAVGGWHADYLKKTRLSGEEVRMEPKSFEVRGREVVIVDDIISTGGTLATATGMLYEQGAAAVHAACVHGVFTGGAYVRLRAAGVKSLVCSDTIERACSSISAARTIAAALRKCS; encoded by the coding sequence ATGAAGGTCGTATGCACGGAAAAATCCCAGATACTCGGCGTTCGGATCGCCGACGAACTCGGGGTGCCGGTGGCCGACACCCGCTTTTCACAATTCCCTGACGGAGAACTCTACCTGCAGGTGACCGGATCGCTCGACGACGAGACGATCATCGTCGGAAGCGTCACCGACAACAATGCCCTGATCCAGCTGATGCTCCTCATCGATGCCTGCGAAACGACCACGAACACCCTGGTCATCCCCTATCTCGGCTATGCCCGGCAGGACAAGAAGTTCAGGGAGGGCGAACCCCTGAGTGCCCGCGTGGCGGCCAGGGCACTGTCCAGAGGCGTTTCAGACATCATCACCGTGAACATCCACGAACCGGAGATCGCCCGCTATTTCGACGCCCCGGCACACGATCTTTCGCTTGCGGCAGAGGTCGGCACCTATATCGGGGAGCAGGGGCTGTCCGATCCCCTGATCCTCGCCCCGGACGCCGGAGCAGCGGAGTTTGCCGGAGAGATCGCCGCTGTCGGGGGATGGCATGCCGATTACCTGAAAAAGACGCGGCTCTCCGGTGAGGAGGTCAGGATGGAGCCCAAGAGTTTTGAGGTGAGGGGACGGGAGGTGGTGATCGTCGACGACATCATCTCCACCGGCGGGACACTTGCCACGGCGACGGGAATGCTCTATGAACAGGGGGCGGCGGCAGTCCATGCCGCCTGCGTCCACGGTGTCTTCACCGGCGGCGCCTATGTCCGCCTCAGGGCGGCGGGCGTGAAGAGCCTCGTCTGCTCGGACACGATCGAGCGGGCGTGCTCATCGATCTCGGCGGCACGGACGATCGCCGCCGCACTCAGGAAATGCTCGTAA
- the lonB gene encoding ATP-dependent protease LonB, whose amino-acid sequence MAETVSNILEKKSEEDVLQGYEISSSSEITVPPKLIDQVIGQENAVEVIRKAATQRRHVMMIGNPGTGKSMLAKAMAELLPKEELKDILVYPNLEDSNNPIIRTVAAGRGKQIVAAHKAEAAKRKQMRNTLMLLLVFGIIGYALITGQWLMGIIAAAFIFMALQYARPREEAMIPKLLVSNEPDAVAPFIDGTGSHAGALLGDVRHDPFQSGGLETPAHDRVEAGAIHRSNGGVLFIDEINTLTPHSQQNLLTALQEGEFPITGQSERSSGAMVRTEDVPCRFIMVAAGNMDAMQGMHPALRSRIRGYGYEVYMQDTMPDTPENRKKFVRFIAQEIKNDGKIPHFDRTAIEEVIREGQRRSNRKGHLTLKLRDMGGLIRVAGDIARQEGAEMTTAEHVLKAKTSARSIEQQISDEYIGRIRDYDLSVVTGTQVGRVNGLAVMGSDSGSILPIVAEVTPSQAANGSVIATGLLKEIAKESIQNVSAILKKFTGKDIRNMDVHVQFIGTYSGVEGDSASISVATAVISAIEGIPVKQDVAMTGSLSVRGDVLPIGGVTYKIEAAAKAGIKTVIIPKANAGDVLIEDRYQSMVEIVPVGHIEEVLEVALVPQNREVFLDKLKKLAAEPVKALDPSSGIGGGTHMAA is encoded by the coding sequence ATGGCAGAAACTGTATCCAACATCCTTGAGAAAAAATCCGAGGAAGATGTCCTCCAGGGATACGAGATCTCGAGTTCGTCCGAGATCACCGTCCCCCCCAAACTGATCGATCAGGTGATCGGTCAGGAAAACGCCGTGGAGGTGATCAGGAAGGCCGCCACCCAGCGCCGGCACGTGATGATGATCGGCAACCCGGGCACCGGGAAGTCGATGCTGGCAAAGGCGATGGCCGAGCTTCTCCCGAAAGAGGAACTCAAGGACATCCTCGTCTATCCCAATCTCGAGGACTCGAACAATCCGATAATCAGGACGGTGGCCGCAGGCAGGGGCAAGCAGATTGTGGCCGCTCACAAGGCCGAGGCGGCCAAGCGCAAACAGATGAGAAACACGCTGATGCTGCTGCTCGTCTTCGGCATCATCGGCTACGCCCTCATCACCGGGCAGTGGCTGATGGGCATCATCGCCGCCGCCTTCATCTTCATGGCCCTGCAGTACGCCCGGCCGCGGGAGGAGGCGATGATCCCGAAGTTGCTCGTCTCCAATGAACCCGACGCCGTCGCACCCTTCATCGACGGCACGGGTTCGCATGCCGGGGCGCTCCTCGGCGATGTCAGGCACGACCCCTTCCAGTCCGGCGGACTGGAGACCCCCGCCCACGACCGCGTGGAGGCGGGTGCGATCCACCGTTCAAACGGCGGTGTGCTCTTCATCGACGAGATCAACACCCTCACCCCCCACTCGCAGCAGAACCTGCTGACCGCCCTGCAGGAGGGCGAGTTCCCGATCACCGGGCAGTCCGAGCGCTCGAGCGGTGCCATGGTCCGGACCGAGGACGTCCCCTGCCGCTTTATCATGGTGGCGGCCGGGAACATGGATGCGATGCAGGGGATGCACCCGGCCCTGCGGTCGCGTATCCGGGGATACGGGTATGAGGTCTACATGCAGGACACCATGCCGGACACGCCGGAGAACCGCAAGAAGTTTGTGCGGTTCATCGCCCAGGAGATCAAGAACGACGGGAAGATCCCGCACTTCGACCGGACGGCGATAGAAGAGGTGATCCGTGAAGGGCAGCGCCGCTCCAACCGCAAGGGCCACCTCACCCTGAAGCTCCGTGACATGGGCGGGCTGATCCGTGTGGCCGGCGACATCGCCCGGCAGGAGGGCGCCGAGATGACCACGGCCGAGCACGTCCTGAAGGCGAAGACCTCGGCACGTTCGATCGAGCAGCAGATCTCTGACGAATATATCGGGCGGATACGCGACTACGACCTCTCCGTCGTGACCGGAACACAGGTCGGTCGGGTGAACGGGCTTGCGGTGATGGGTTCGGACTCCGGTTCGATCCTTCCGATCGTCGCCGAGGTCACCCCTTCACAGGCGGCGAATGGTTCGGTGATCGCCACCGGTCTCCTGAAGGAGATCGCCAAGGAATCGATCCAGAACGTCTCGGCGATCCTGAAGAAGTTCACCGGCAAGGACATCAGGAACATGGACGTCCACGTCCAGTTCATCGGCACCTACAGCGGGGTGGAGGGGGACTCGGCCTCCATCTCGGTGGCGACCGCCGTCATCTCGGCGATCGAGGGGATCCCGGTAAAGCAGGACGTGGCCATGACCGGTTCGCTCTCGGTCCGCGGCGATGTGCTGCCCATCGGGGGTGTCACCTACAAGATCGAGGCGGCCGCAAAGGCCGGGATCAAGACGGTGATCATCCCGAAGGCGAACGCCGGTGACGTGCTGATCGAGGACCGCTACCAGTCGATGGTGGAGATCGTCCCGGTCGGACACATAGAGGAGGTGCTCGAGGTGGCGCTGGTGCCGCAGAACCGCGAGGTCTTCCTGGACAAACTGAAGAAACTTGCCGCTGAACCGGTGAAGGCGCTCGATCCGTCATCGGGCATCGGCGGCGGCACCCATATGGCGGCGTAG
- a CDS encoding TldD/PmbA family protein, whose translation MDTVRYYDIRHVRGSATHVDIDNGVVESAGTSFYDHAVVRVLGPKGWGILTMENLDPAALPEPLVREALSLALITDDPVDLADAPRGILPLPGVGEDPLDVSLEEKTALLAGIEEAAHLPEIVNTRARYAESIEEVRFCDSSGIEYTYAIPRCGFSVLAVAARNGEMQMGRESHYTIRGLNLRHRQDLGERAAQTAIALLDARAAKGGRMRAVLDPELAGVFAHEAVGHASEGDLIREGNSVLAGRTGEAIGSQVLTIVDDPSLPEFGFEPVDAEGVAVSRTELIRAGRVNAFMHTRQTLAAVGNGAAGHARASAGDQPLVRMSNTYIEEGDSSYDEILAECRSGILLKGSRGGQVDPGRGVFQFNAEYGYIIEDGEIGQMVRDVSLSGDILSTLHAITLVGDDRRMHEGYCGKGGQSVPVSDGSPHIFLEDAMVGGNGSD comes from the coding sequence ATGGACACCGTGCGCTACTATGATATACGTCATGTCCGAGGCTCGGCGACCCATGTCGATATCGACAACGGTGTCGTCGAGTCGGCGGGCACCTCGTTTTATGACCACGCGGTCGTCCGCGTGCTTGGCCCGAAGGGGTGGGGCATTCTCACGATGGAGAACCTCGACCCTGCCGCACTCCCAGAACCGCTGGTGCGTGAGGCCCTCTCCCTTGCCCTGATCACCGACGACCCGGTGGACCTTGCCGATGCGCCGCGGGGCATCCTGCCGCTGCCCGGTGTCGGTGAAGATCCCCTGGACGTCTCTCTCGAGGAGAAGACGGCCCTGCTTGCGGGAATCGAGGAGGCGGCCCATCTGCCGGAGATTGTGAACACCCGCGCCCGGTATGCGGAATCGATCGAAGAGGTGCGGTTCTGCGACTCGTCGGGGATCGAGTATACCTATGCGATCCCGCGATGCGGCTTCTCGGTGCTCGCCGTTGCCGCACGGAACGGCGAGATGCAGATGGGGCGGGAGAGCCATTACACCATCCGGGGGCTCAACCTCCGCCACCGCCAGGACCTCGGGGAGCGGGCGGCACAGACCGCCATCGCCCTGCTCGACGCCCGTGCAGCGAAAGGGGGGCGGATGCGGGCGGTCCTCGACCCCGAACTCGCCGGCGTGTTCGCCCATGAGGCGGTCGGGCATGCGAGCGAGGGGGACCTGATCCGGGAGGGGAACTCGGTGCTCGCCGGTCGGACCGGCGAGGCGATCGGCAGTCAGGTGCTGACGATTGTCGACGATCCCTCCCTCCCCGAGTTCGGGTTCGAACCGGTGGACGCCGAGGGCGTCGCCGTCAGCCGGACCGAACTGATCCGTGCCGGACGGGTCAATGCCTTCATGCACACCCGTCAGACGCTTGCGGCCGTCGGGAACGGCGCCGCCGGGCATGCACGGGCGTCCGCCGGAGATCAGCCCCTGGTGCGGATGTCCAACACCTACATCGAGGAGGGTGACTCCTCGTACGATGAGATACTGGCCGAATGCCGGAGCGGCATCCTGCTGAAGGGCTCCAGGGGAGGACAGGTCGATCCCGGCCGCGGGGTCTTCCAGTTCAATGCCGAATACGGATATATCATTGAGGATGGAGAGATCGGACAGATGGTGCGGGATGTATCGCTCTCCGGCGATATCCTGAGCACCCTCCATGCGATCACCCTGGTCGGCGACGACCGGAGAATGCATGAGGGATACTGCGGTAAGGGGGGACAGAGCGTCCCGGTGAGCGACGGTTCGCCCCATATCTTCCTCGAAGATGCGATGGTGGGTGGCAATGGATCTGATTGA
- a CDS encoding TldD/PmbA family protein, whose amino-acid sequence MDLIEEILRAGEKQADEVEVYISEAESVSADLKRTHVETASGSKGFGIGIRVIAGGRIGVSSTGSPRDWRACLDAACASARLAHPQEWGGLPSPAALPPVPPIRDPRVALDPAWARNVLEEMLEGAGEHDAAVTGGSASASQSRIRIANTSGVLYEQERTSVGCSIECINERSTGYEFDASPYLEIDPRRTGERAAFFAEHGAVGEEIESGNYDLVLSPVALTQLLSHVLEPALSGRNVHAGRSWLAGKLGEECIGENLSIMDDPSRKAPGSTRFDAEGVPARRITFFDGGVLEAYAYDLRTAYRYGQESSGSAVRGGPGGAPSIGIHTLVIDGRRDTVDDDPAVYVHDLIGAHTANPITGDFSVELSNASWVADGEFETPVRSAMFAGNVFDLLSSVAAIDRDERIVGTAVLPRVRLNSQHIIGK is encoded by the coding sequence ATGGATCTGATTGAGGAGATCCTCCGTGCGGGGGAGAAACAGGCCGACGAGGTGGAGGTCTATATCTCGGAGGCCGAGTCGGTCTCTGCAGACCTGAAACGCACCCATGTTGAAACGGCGAGCGGATCGAAGGGCTTTGGTATCGGCATCAGGGTGATCGCCGGAGGGCGGATCGGCGTCTCCAGCACCGGCAGCCCCCGGGACTGGCGGGCCTGCCTGGATGCGGCGTGCGCCAGCGCCCGTCTTGCCCACCCCCAGGAATGGGGGGGTCTGCCCTCTCCCGCCGCCCTCCCGCCGGTTCCACCCATCCGGGATCCCCGCGTCGCCCTTGATCCCGCCTGGGCCAGAAATGTGCTCGAAGAGATGCTCGAGGGGGCAGGGGAGCATGACGCCGCCGTTACCGGTGGTTCGGCCTCGGCCTCACAGAGCCGCATCCGCATCGCCAATACCTCGGGTGTGCTCTATGAACAGGAACGCACGAGCGTCGGGTGTTCGATCGAGTGCATCAACGAACGCTCCACCGGGTATGAGTTCGATGCCTCCCCCTATCTCGAGATCGACCCCAGGCGCACCGGCGAACGTGCCGCCTTCTTCGCCGAACACGGGGCGGTCGGAGAGGAGATCGAGAGCGGCAACTATGACCTCGTGCTCTCCCCTGTCGCCCTCACCCAGCTCCTGAGTCACGTCCTCGAGCCCGCACTCTCGGGCAGGAACGTCCATGCCGGACGCTCGTGGCTTGCAGGAAAACTCGGCGAGGAGTGCATCGGCGAGAACCTCTCGATCATGGACGATCCTTCCAGAAAAGCGCCGGGAAGCACCCGCTTCGACGCCGAAGGCGTCCCGGCCCGCCGGATCACCTTCTTCGACGGCGGCGTGCTGGAGGCATATGCCTACGACCTGCGGACGGCATACCGCTACGGTCAGGAGAGCAGCGGTTCGGCGGTGCGGGGCGGTCCGGGCGGCGCACCCTCGATCGGGATCCACACCCTCGTCATCGACGGGCGGCGCGACACGGTGGACGACGACCCCGCCGTCTATGTCCACGACCTCATCGGGGCGCATACGGCGAACCCGATCACCGGTGATTTCTCGGTGGAACTCTCCAACGCCTCCTGGGTCGCCGACGGCGAGTTCGAGACGCCGGTCCGGAGCGCGATGTTCGCCGGCAATGTCTTCGATCTCCTCTCCAGCGTGGCGGCGATCGACCGGGATGAGCGGATCGTCGGAACCGCCGTGCTGCCCCGCGTAAGATTAAATAGCCAGCATATCATTGGTAAATAG
- a CDS encoding pro-sigmaK processing inhibitor BofA family protein — protein MIETIITIAIVIAAIGVLYYFLKQATTLIINAVVGLVLLFLINHFGVMSAIGGTDLPISLSTVIICALGGVIGVVLLVLLDLAGIVL, from the coding sequence ATGATAGAGACCATAATTACCATTGCAATCGTGATTGCCGCGATCGGGGTCCTCTATTATTTCCTCAAACAGGCCACGACCCTGATTATCAATGCCGTCGTCGGACTGGTCCTGCTCTTCCTCATCAACCATTTCGGTGTGATGAGCGCCATAGGCGGGACCGATCTCCCGATCTCGCTCTCGACGGTGATTATCTGCGCCCTTGGCGGTGTCATCGGGGTTGTGCTGCTGGTGCTGCTGGACCTCGCCGGCATCGTCCTCTGA